Proteins found in one Bacillus subtilis subsp. subtilis str. 168 genomic segment:
- the yczE gene encoding integral inner membrane protein regulating antibiotic production (Evidence 2a: Function from experimental evidences in other organisms; PubMedId: 15849754, 16850406, 17827323, 14762003, 16707694, 17827323, 25288929; Product type m: membrane component), whose protein sequence is MKQELVLRWTFYFAGLIILAFGVSLTIEGKALGISPWDAFHYSLFQHFGLTVGQWSIIIGALIVGFTSLFTRAWPKIGALLNMVLIGVFIDFFNFILPALSTYTGSIIVFSLGVVLIGYGVGVYVSAGLGAGPRDSLMMLITEKTGWNVQWVRNGMELTILFAAWGMGGPIGFGTILTAILTGLILRFSLPQSIQLLNYAVARRTAAVKASPPVH, encoded by the coding sequence GTGAAGCAAGAACTTGTTCTGCGCTGGACATTTTATTTTGCCGGTTTGATCATTTTGGCTTTTGGTGTATCCCTGACGATAGAAGGAAAAGCACTCGGCATTAGTCCGTGGGATGCATTTCATTACAGCCTGTTTCAGCACTTCGGGCTTACCGTCGGCCAGTGGTCCATCATTATTGGAGCGCTCATCGTCGGATTCACGTCATTGTTTACGAGAGCTTGGCCGAAAATTGGTGCCCTCCTGAATATGGTGCTCATTGGTGTATTTATAGATTTTTTCAATTTCATTCTGCCTGCCCTCTCGACCTACACAGGCTCGATCATCGTCTTCTCTCTAGGCGTGGTGCTGATTGGTTACGGCGTCGGTGTTTATGTATCAGCAGGCCTTGGCGCGGGGCCGCGTGATTCACTGATGATGCTGATTACAGAAAAAACCGGCTGGAATGTGCAATGGGTGCGGAACGGCATGGAATTAACCATTTTGTTTGCGGCATGGGGCATGGGCGGACCGATCGGTTTTGGCACCATTTTGACCGCCATCCTCACCGGACTTATTTTGCGTTTTTCATTGCCCCAGTCAATCCAGTTGCTGAATTATGCTGTGGCAAGGCGGACAGCCGCAGTGAAAGCATCTCCGCCTGTACACTAA
- the ycxB gene encoding hypothetical protein (Evidence 5: Unknown function; PubMedId : 21965396), translated as MIQYASESINLPGEITFKDVREIFFYQIAKISCFYFLLFCAIFAAVNFINGWPRIVYGSDALNLFMNSMLIIVMSVLFTLLLLLLLYVKFSRAYKKNERMKSKRTYTLNQEGIRICSKKYDLIFNWDEITAVFEYKNIFRVNTSSGQYIAIPKHFFHSEEEMNRFKEIILKNTETKKLKFKKDQH; from the coding sequence ATGATTCAATATGCTAGTGAAAGTATCAATCTTCCAGGAGAAATCACTTTTAAGGATGTAAGAGAAATCTTTTTTTATCAAATCGCAAAAATATCATGCTTTTACTTTCTATTGTTTTGCGCCATATTTGCTGCAGTTAACTTCATTAACGGATGGCCCCGTATCGTTTATGGAAGTGACGCGCTTAACTTGTTTATGAACAGTATGTTGATTATCGTGATGTCCGTTCTGTTTACACTGCTGCTCCTCCTTCTTCTATATGTGAAGTTTTCCAGAGCATACAAGAAGAACGAACGGATGAAATCCAAAAGAACATATACTCTGAACCAAGAAGGAATTCGTATATGTTCTAAAAAATATGACCTCATTTTCAATTGGGATGAAATTACAGCTGTTTTCGAATATAAAAATATCTTCAGGGTCAATACATCAAGTGGCCAATATATTGCGATCCCCAAACATTTTTTTCACTCCGAAGAGGAGATGAACAGATTCAAGGAGATTATCCTTAAAAATACCGAAACAAAAAAACTCAAATTTAAAAAGGATCAGCATTGA
- the srfT gene encoding surfactin exporter (Evidence 1b: Function from experimental evidences in the studied species; PubMedId: 15849754, 16850406, 25366377; Product type t: transporter), which produces MRTSPRMKWFVLLFTFVFAIGMNSFRNSFQFFMLPMADAFHADRSLISVSVSIFMITTGIVQFFVGFFIDRFSVRKIMALGAVCISASFLVLPYSPNVHVFSAIYGVLGGIGYSCAVGVTTQYFISCWFDTHKGLALAILTNANSAGLLLLSPIWAAAPYHAGWQSTYTILGIVMAAVLLPLLVFGMKHPPHAQAETVKKSYDWRGFWNVMKQSRLIHILYFGVFTCGFTMGIIDAHLVPILKDAHVSHVNGMMAAFGAFIIIGGLLAGWLSDLLGSRSVMLSILFFIRLLSLICLLIPILGIHHSDLWYFGFILLFGLSYTGVIPLTAASISESYQTGLIGSLLGINFFIHQVAGALSVYAGGLFFDMTHGYLLIVAVCIVFVGLSAVIELVPFLDKQKAKETHHSI; this is translated from the coding sequence ATGCGCACGTCTCCCAGGATGAAATGGTTTGTATTGCTGTTTACGTTTGTTTTCGCCATCGGAATGAACTCATTCAGAAATTCCTTTCAATTTTTTATGCTGCCAATGGCAGACGCCTTCCATGCCGACAGGTCGCTGATTTCGGTTTCTGTCAGCATTTTTATGATCACAACCGGCATCGTCCAGTTTTTTGTCGGTTTTTTTATCGACCGTTTCAGTGTCAGAAAAATTATGGCGCTGGGAGCTGTTTGCATCAGCGCAAGCTTTTTGGTGCTTCCTTATTCACCGAATGTTCATGTGTTTTCCGCCATTTACGGTGTGCTTGGCGGAATCGGGTATTCCTGCGCGGTCGGCGTGACGACCCAGTATTTCATCAGCTGTTGGTTTGACACACACAAAGGTCTGGCGCTTGCTATTTTGACCAATGCCAACTCTGCGGGCCTGCTGCTTCTCTCGCCCATTTGGGCTGCGGCTCCGTATCATGCCGGCTGGCAGAGCACCTATACCATTTTGGGAATCGTCATGGCGGCTGTTCTGCTGCCGCTCCTCGTCTTTGGGATGAAGCACCCGCCACATGCGCAAGCGGAAACTGTGAAAAAATCTTATGATTGGCGAGGGTTTTGGAACGTGATGAAGCAATCCCGCCTCATTCATATCCTGTACTTCGGCGTGTTTACTTGCGGATTTACAATGGGAATTATTGATGCTCACCTCGTCCCGATACTGAAGGATGCGCATGTCTCTCATGTCAACGGAATGATGGCCGCGTTCGGGGCATTTATCATCATTGGCGGATTATTGGCGGGCTGGCTGTCAGATCTCCTCGGCAGCAGAAGCGTCATGCTATCCATCTTATTTTTCATTCGGCTGCTCAGCCTCATTTGCCTGCTCATTCCCATTCTCGGAATTCATCACAGCGACCTTTGGTACTTCGGGTTTATCCTGTTATTCGGGCTCAGTTACACAGGCGTGATCCCGCTGACCGCGGCGTCAATTTCGGAAAGCTATCAAACAGGATTGATCGGATCGCTGTTAGGCATCAATTTCTTTATCCATCAGGTTGCCGGAGCTCTCAGCGTGTATGCGGGCGGTTTGTTTTTTGACATGACTCATGGTTATTTACTGATTGTCGCTGTGTGCATCGTGTTTGTGGGTTTATCGGCTGTAATAGAGCTGGTGCCGTTTTTAGATAAACAGAAGGCAAAAGAAACCCACCATTCAATATAA
- the srfAD gene encoding surfactin synthetase (Evidence 1a: Function from experimental evidences in the studied strain; PubMedId: 16166527, 16553878, 17227471, 14762003, 22720735, 26284661; Product type e : enzyme), with amino-acid sequence MSQLFKSFDASEKTQLICFPFAGGYSASFRPLHAFLQGECEMLAAEPPGHGTNQTSAIEDLEELTDLYKQELNLRPDRPFVLFGHSMGGMITFRLAQKLEREGIFPQAVIISAIQPPHIQRKKVSHLPDDQFLDHIIQLGGMPAELVENKEVMSFFLPSFRSDYRALEQFELYDLAQIQSPVHVFNGLDDKKCIRDAEGWKKWAKDITFHQFDGGHMFLLSQTEEVAERIFAILNQHPIIQP; translated from the coding sequence ATGAGCCAACTCTTCAAATCATTTGATGCGTCGGAAAAAACACAGCTCATCTGTTTTCCGTTTGCCGGCGGCTATTCGGCGTCGTTTCGCCCTCTCCATGCTTTTTTGCAGGGGGAGTGCGAGATGCTCGCTGCCGAGCCGCCGGGACACGGCACGAATCAAACGTCAGCCATTGAGGATCTCGAAGAGCTGACGGATTTGTACAAGCAAGAACTGAACCTTCGCCCTGATCGGCCGTTTGTGCTGTTCGGACACAGTATGGGCGGAATGATCACCTTCAGGCTGGCGCAAAAGCTTGAGCGTGAAGGCATCTTTCCGCAGGCGGTTATCATTTCTGCAATCCAGCCGCCTCATATTCAGCGGAAGAAAGTGTCCCACCTGCCTGATGATCAGTTTCTCGATCATATTATCCAATTAGGCGGAATGCCCGCAGAGCTTGTTGAAAATAAGGAGGTCATGTCCTTTTTCCTGCCTTCTTTCCGATCAGATTACCGGGCTCTTGAACAATTTGAGCTTTACGATCTGGCCCAGATCCAGTCGCCTGTTCATGTCTTTAACGGGCTTGATGATAAAAAATGCATACGAGATGCGGAAGGGTGGAAGAAGTGGGCAAAAGACATCACATTCCATCAATTTGACGGCGGGCACATGTTCCTGCTGTCACAAACGGAAGAAGTCGCAGAACGGATTTTTGCGATCTTGAATCAGCATCCGATCATTCAACCGTGA
- the ycxD gene encoding putative PLP-dependent transcriptional regulator (Evidence 3: Putative function from multiple computational evidences; PubMedId: 15223311, 26585522; Product type r: regulator), whose product MEKYMSLLTRIEEMMQSTSYQEGDRLPSIRQLSARYQVSKSTVIRALQELEKRHLIYSVPKSGYYIVKKSGKSKSGQPGPIDFATSAPDPDVFPYLDFQHCINKAIDTYKNDLFIYGTPKGLPSLIRVLRKLLATQQVFADERHIFITSGVQQALSLLCAMPFPNGKEKIAIEQPGYHLMVEQLETLGIPAIGVKRTEEGLDIAKVERLFQTESIKFFYTMPRFHNPLGCSLSERDKQELVRLAEAYDVYLVEDDYLGDLEENKKADPLYAYDLSSHVIYLKSFSKMMFPGLRVGAAVLPEALTDTFYAYKKLNDIDCSMISQAALEIYLKSGMYGRHKEKIRDSYKERSLRLHQAIRTHRQLGSGRFTFSSGQAPCMHTHLVLPQDLPASRVIHRLEKQGVLLEAIDRHYLSDYPKENLLKINISNVKTEDIERGVKLLMSHL is encoded by the coding sequence ATGGAGAAATATATGAGTCTATTAACGAGGATAGAGGAGATGATGCAAAGCACCTCATATCAAGAAGGAGACAGGCTTCCATCTATCCGTCAGCTGTCCGCCCGCTACCAAGTCAGCAAAAGCACAGTGATCCGCGCGCTGCAGGAGCTGGAAAAGCGCCACCTTATCTATTCTGTTCCGAAAAGCGGCTATTATATTGTGAAAAAGTCAGGGAAATCAAAAAGCGGGCAGCCTGGCCCCATCGACTTTGCCACATCTGCGCCGGATCCCGATGTGTTTCCGTATCTTGATTTTCAGCACTGCATCAACAAAGCGATTGATACATACAAAAACGATTTGTTTATTTATGGGACGCCAAAGGGGCTTCCATCACTCATCCGCGTACTCCGAAAGCTCTTGGCCACTCAACAGGTATTTGCGGATGAACGGCATATTTTCATTACATCAGGTGTCCAGCAGGCGTTATCCTTGCTTTGTGCCATGCCGTTCCCAAATGGGAAAGAGAAGATCGCCATTGAACAGCCGGGCTACCATTTGATGGTCGAACAGCTTGAGACACTTGGGATTCCCGCCATCGGGGTGAAACGAACGGAAGAAGGGCTTGATATAGCCAAGGTTGAGCGGTTATTTCAAACAGAATCGATTAAATTTTTTTATACGATGCCGCGCTTCCATAACCCGCTTGGGTGCTCATTGTCAGAGCGTGATAAACAGGAGCTTGTGAGACTGGCAGAAGCGTATGATGTCTATCTCGTTGAGGATGATTACCTCGGTGATCTGGAGGAAAATAAAAAGGCAGATCCGCTGTACGCATATGATCTGTCCTCACATGTCATCTATTTGAAAAGCTTCTCGAAAATGATGTTCCCCGGCCTCCGCGTGGGGGCGGCTGTTTTGCCCGAAGCGCTGACTGACACGTTCTATGCGTACAAAAAGCTGAACGACATCGACTGTTCGATGATTTCTCAAGCGGCATTGGAGATTTACCTGAAAAGCGGTATGTACGGCAGGCATAAGGAGAAAATCAGAGATTCTTATAAAGAGCGGTCGCTGAGGCTACATCAAGCCATTCGAACTCACAGGCAGCTGGGAAGCGGACGCTTTACGTTCTCCAGCGGGCAGGCACCCTGTATGCACACCCATCTGGTGCTTCCTCAGGATCTGCCCGCCTCAAGAGTGATTCATAGACTGGAAAAACAAGGGGTTCTCCTTGAGGCGATAGACCGTCATTATTTATCAGATTATCCGAAAGAAAATCTATTAAAAATCAATATTTCCAATGTGAAAACGGAAGATATTGAGCGCGGTGTCAAGCTGTTGATGAGCCATTTATAA
- the ycxC gene encoding putative permease (Evidence 3: Putative function from multiple computational evidences; PubMedId: 15849754, 16850406; Product type t: transporter), giving the protein MVKHQQTPAYIAAILYSFIIGLSFLFVKIALQTAEPFDILAHRFTIAFAAATVPILFGWVKLSIRVKDVIDILPLALLYPALFFSFQAFGLVYSSSSEAGIIQAAIPIFTMVFAAYVLKERPTWTQKGFTVLSVAGVMFIFVMKGVDVESASLKGSLLILLSALSSAMYNTAARKMTQRFKLTELTYIMSAIGFVVFNAIALVRHGAAGTVGTYFLPFREPGFVLAIVYLGVLSSLVTSFLSNYTLSRIEAFKMSAFNHVSTIVTMIAGFVILNESLAWYHLAGAVCIMIGVVGSNINLEKKTKRPGMPAKK; this is encoded by the coding sequence ATGGTTAAACATCAGCAAACCCCCGCTTATATAGCGGCTATTTTATATTCGTTCATTATCGGTTTATCCTTTCTATTCGTAAAAATCGCACTGCAAACAGCAGAGCCGTTTGATATTTTGGCGCATCGGTTCACCATTGCGTTTGCTGCGGCCACTGTACCGATCTTATTCGGCTGGGTAAAGCTATCAATCCGCGTAAAGGACGTCATTGACATTTTGCCGCTCGCCCTGCTGTATCCCGCGTTATTTTTCAGCTTTCAGGCATTCGGCCTTGTGTACTCGTCCTCCTCTGAAGCGGGAATTATTCAGGCAGCCATTCCGATTTTCACGATGGTCTTTGCCGCTTATGTTTTAAAGGAACGCCCAACGTGGACGCAAAAGGGGTTCACGGTTTTATCCGTTGCCGGCGTCATGTTTATTTTTGTGATGAAAGGCGTTGACGTGGAATCAGCCAGCTTAAAAGGGTCTTTGCTGATCCTATTGTCCGCTTTGTCTTCAGCGATGTACAATACTGCTGCCAGAAAAATGACGCAGCGGTTCAAGCTGACCGAGCTCACCTACATCATGTCAGCCATCGGCTTTGTCGTCTTCAACGCCATCGCCCTTGTGCGTCACGGAGCGGCGGGAACAGTCGGCACTTATTTTCTGCCGTTCCGGGAGCCCGGCTTCGTTCTCGCCATTGTGTATTTGGGCGTGCTGTCTTCACTTGTCACTTCATTTCTGTCTAACTATACGCTGTCGCGAATTGAGGCGTTTAAAATGAGCGCTTTTAATCATGTATCTACCATTGTGACGATGATTGCAGGATTTGTGATTCTCAACGAAAGCCTGGCCTGGTATCATCTTGCCGGGGCTGTTTGTATTATGATTGGCGTGGTGGGGAGCAATATCAATCTGGAGAAAAAAACAAAGCGCCCTGGTATGCCTGCAAAAAAATGA
- the srfAC gene encoding surfactin synthetase (Evidence 1a: Function from experimental evidences in the studied strain; PubMedId: 15066026, 16166527, 16553878, 17227471, 14762003, 22720735, 26284661; Product type e: enzyme) has translation MSQFSKDQVQDMYYLSPMQEGMLFHAILNPGQSFYLEQITMKVKGSLNIKCLEESMNVIMDRYDVFRTVFIHEKVKRPVQVVLKKRQFHIEEIDLTHLTGSEQTAKINEYKEQDKIRGFDLTRDIPMRAAIFKKAEESFEWVWSYHHIILDGWCFGIVVQDLFKVYNALREQKPYSLPPVKPYKDYIKWLEKQDKQASLRYWREYLEGFEGQTTFAEQRKKQKDGYEPKELLFSLSEAETKAFTELAKSQHTTLSTALQAVWSVLISRYQQSGDLAFGTVVSGRPAEIKGVEHMVGLFINVVPRRVKLSEGITFNGLLKRLQEQSLQSEPHQYVPLYDIQSQADQPKLIDHIIVFENYPLQDAKNEESSENGFDMVDVHVFEKSNYDLNLMASPGDEMLIKLAYNENVFDEAFILRLKSQLLTAIQQLIQNPDQPVSTINLVDDREREFLLTGLNPPAQAHETKPLTYWFKEAVNANPDAPALTYSGQTLSYRELDEEANRIARRLQKHGAGKGSVVALYTKRSLELVIGILGVLKAGAAYLPVDPKLPEDRISYMLADSAAACLLTHQEMKEQAAELPYTGTTLFIDDQTRFEEQASDPATAIDPNDPAYIMYTSGTTGKPKGNITTHANIQGLVKHVDYMAFSDQDTFLSVSNYAFDAFTFDFYASMLNAARLIIADEHTLLDTERLTDLILQENVNVMFATTALFNLLTDAGEDWMKGLRCILFGGERASVPHVRKALRIMGPGKLINCYGPTEGTVFATAHVVHDLPDSISSLPIGKPISNASVYILNEQSQLQPFGAVGELCISGMGVSKGYVNRADLTKEKFIENPFKPGETLYRTGDLARWLPDGTIEYAGRIDDQVKIRGHRIELEEIEKQLQEYPGVKDAVVVADRHESGDASINAYLVNRTQLSAEDVKAHLKKQLPAYMVPQTFTFLDELPLTTNGKVNKRLLPKPDQDQLAEEWIGPRNEMEETIAQIWSEVLGRKQIGIHDDFFALGGHSLKAMTAASRIKKELGIDLPVKLLFEAPTIAGISAYLKNGGSDGLQDVTIMNQDQEQIIFAFPPVLGYGLMYQNLSSRLPSYKLCAFDFIEEEDRLDRYADLIQKLQPEGPLTLFGYSAGCSLAFEAAKKLEEQGRIVQRIIMVDSYKKQGVSDLDGRTVESDVEALMNVNRDNEALNSEAVKHGLKQKTHAFYSYYVNLISTGQVKADIDLLTSGADFDMPEWLASWEEATTGVYRVKRGFGTHAEMLQGETLDRNAEILLEFLNTQTVTVS, from the coding sequence ATGAGTCAATTTAGCAAGGATCAGGTTCAAGATATGTATTACCTATCGCCGATGCAGGAAGGGATGCTTTTTCATGCCATCCTGAATCCCGGCCAAAGCTTTTACCTTGAACAAATCACGATGAAAGTAAAAGGCAGCTTGAATATCAAATGTCTTGAAGAAAGCATGAATGTGATCATGGACCGGTACGATGTATTTCGTACCGTGTTCATTCACGAAAAAGTAAAAAGGCCTGTCCAAGTCGTATTGAAAAAACGGCAGTTCCATATAGAAGAAATCGATCTGACACACTTAACGGGCAGCGAGCAAACAGCCAAAATCAATGAGTACAAAGAACAGGATAAGATCAGGGGTTTTGATTTGACGCGGGATATTCCGATGCGGGCAGCCATTTTCAAGAAAGCTGAAGAAAGCTTTGAATGGGTGTGGAGCTACCACCACATTATTTTGGACGGATGGTGCTTCGGCATCGTCGTACAGGATCTATTTAAGGTATACAATGCTCTGCGCGAACAAAAGCCGTACAGCCTGCCGCCCGTCAAACCGTATAAAGACTACATCAAGTGGCTTGAAAAGCAGGATAAACAAGCATCACTGCGTTACTGGCGCGAATATTTAGAGGGCTTTGAAGGACAAACGACGTTTGCGGAGCAAAGAAAGAAACAAAAGGACGGCTATGAGCCGAAAGAGCTGCTCTTTTCACTGTCGGAGGCGGAAACAAAGGCCTTTACCGAGCTTGCAAAATCGCAGCATACCACTTTGAGTACGGCGCTGCAGGCAGTCTGGAGCGTATTGATCAGCCGCTATCAGCAGTCTGGCGATTTGGCCTTCGGTACAGTTGTTTCAGGGCGTCCCGCGGAAATCAAAGGCGTTGAACATATGGTCGGGCTGTTTATCAACGTTGTCCCGAGACGTGTGAAGCTGTCTGAGGGTATCACATTTAACGGCTTGCTCAAGCGGCTGCAGGAGCAATCGCTGCAGTCCGAGCCGCATCAATATGTGCCGCTTTATGACATCCAAAGCCAGGCCGATCAGCCGAAACTGATTGACCACATCATTGTTTTTGAGAACTATCCGCTTCAGGATGCGAAAAATGAAGAAAGCAGTGAAAACGGCTTTGATATGGTGGATGTTCATGTTTTTGAGAAGTCGAATTATGATCTCAACCTGATGGCTTCCCCGGGAGATGAGATGCTGATTAAGCTTGCCTATAATGAGAATGTGTTTGATGAGGCGTTTATCCTGCGCTTGAAATCTCAGCTTCTTACAGCAATTCAGCAGCTCATCCAGAATCCTGATCAGCCTGTCAGCACGATCAACCTCGTTGACGACAGGGAGAGAGAATTTTTGCTAACCGGCTTAAACCCGCCGGCTCAAGCTCATGAAACAAAGCCTCTGACGTATTGGTTCAAGGAAGCAGTGAACGCCAATCCGGATGCACCGGCGCTTACGTATTCCGGCCAGACCCTGTCTTATCGCGAATTAGATGAGGAAGCGAACCGCATTGCACGCCGGCTGCAAAAACACGGTGCGGGCAAAGGCTCTGTTGTAGCGCTGTACACGAAGCGCTCACTTGAACTGGTGATCGGCATTCTCGGTGTATTAAAGGCGGGAGCAGCCTATCTGCCGGTTGATCCGAAGCTGCCAGAGGACCGAATCTCGTATATGCTGGCTGACAGTGCGGCAGCCTGTCTTCTGACGCATCAGGAGATGAAAGAACAAGCGGCTGAGCTGCCGTATACAGGCACAACGCTCTTCATTGATGATCAAACACGGTTTGAAGAACAGGCAAGCGATCCTGCAACCGCGATTGATCCTAATGATCCGGCATATATCATGTACACGTCCGGCACAACCGGAAAGCCAAAGGGCAATATCACCACTCATGCCAATATTCAAGGATTGGTCAAGCATGTAGACTACATGGCATTTTCTGATCAGGATACGTTCTTGTCTGTTTCGAATTACGCCTTTGATGCATTTACCTTTGATTTCTATGCTTCTATGCTGAATGCGGCACGGCTCATTATCGCAGATGAACATACGCTGCTTGATACAGAACGGCTCACAGATCTGATCCTGCAAGAGAATGTCAATGTCATGTTTGCGACAACCGCACTATTTAATCTTCTCACAGATGCGGGAGAGGATTGGATGAAGGGGCTTCGCTGTATATTATTCGGCGGAGAGCGCGCGTCAGTGCCTCATGTCAGAAAAGCGCTGCGGATCATGGGGCCGGGCAAGCTGATTAACTGCTACGGGCCGACTGAGGGAACAGTGTTTGCGACAGCTCACGTCGTGCATGATCTGCCGGATTCCATCTCCTCATTGCCGATCGGAAAGCCGATCAGCAATGCCAGTGTTTATATTCTGAATGAGCAAAGCCAGCTCCAGCCATTCGGGGCGGTCGGTGAACTGTGCATCAGCGGAATGGGCGTGTCAAAAGGGTATGTAAATCGTGCTGACCTCACGAAGGAAAAGTTTATCGAGAACCCGTTCAAGCCGGGAGAAACGCTTTACCGTACAGGGGATTTAGCGCGCTGGCTGCCGGATGGAACGATTGAATACGCCGGCCGTATTGACGACCAGGTCAAAATACGCGGACACCGGATTGAGCTTGAAGAAATCGAAAAGCAGCTGCAGGAATACCCAGGTGTGAAAGATGCGGTCGTTGTGGCGGACCGCCATGAGTCTGGCGATGCATCAATCAATGCCTACCTTGTGAACCGAACGCAGCTTTCAGCTGAAGACGTGAAGGCGCACCTGAAAAAACAGCTTCCTGCTTACATGGTGCCGCAAACCTTTACCTTCTTGGATGAGCTTCCTTTAACGACGAACGGGAAAGTCAATAAACGGCTGCTCCCAAAACCTGATCAGGATCAGCTGGCGGAAGAATGGATTGGACCGCGGAACGAGATGGAAGAAACAATCGCACAAATATGGTCTGAGGTTCTCGGCAGAAAGCAAATTGGCATTCATGACGATTTCTTTGCGCTCGGAGGGCATTCCTTGAAGGCCATGACCGCCGCGTCCCGCATCAAGAAAGAGCTCGGGATTGATCTTCCAGTGAAGCTTTTGTTTGAAGCGCCGACGATCGCCGGCATTTCAGCGTATTTGAAAAACGGGGGCTCTGATGGCTTGCAGGATGTAACGATAATGAATCAGGATCAGGAGCAGATCATTTTCGCATTTCCGCCGGTTCTGGGCTATGGCCTTATGTACCAAAATCTGTCCAGCCGCTTGCCGTCATACAAGCTATGCGCCTTTGATTTTATTGAGGAGGAAGACCGGCTTGACCGCTATGCGGATTTGATCCAGAAGCTGCAGCCGGAAGGGCCTTTAACATTGTTTGGATATTCAGCGGGATGCAGCCTGGCGTTTGAAGCTGCGAAAAAGCTTGAGGAACAAGGCCGTATTGTTCAGCGGATCATCATGGTGGATTCCTATAAAAAACAAGGTGTCAGTGATCTGGACGGACGCACGGTTGAAAGTGATGTCGAAGCGTTGATGAATGTCAATCGGGACAATGAAGCGCTCAACAGCGAAGCCGTCAAACACGGCCTCAAGCAAAAAACACATGCCTTTTACTCATACTACGTCAACCTGATCAGCACAGGCCAGGTGAAAGCAGATATTGATCTGTTGACTTCCGGCGCTGATTTTGACATGCCGGAATGGCTTGCATCATGGGAAGAAGCTACAACAGGTGTTTACCGTGTGAAAAGAGGCTTCGGAACACACGCAGAAATGCTGCAGGGCGAAACGCTAGATAGGAATGCGGAGATTTTGCTCGAATTTCTTAATACACAAACCGTAACGGTTTCATAA